A genomic segment from Triticum dicoccoides isolate Atlit2015 ecotype Zavitan chromosome 1A, WEW_v2.0, whole genome shotgun sequence encodes:
- the LOC119283491 gene encoding histone H4 translates to MSGRGKGGKGLGKGGAKRHRKVLRDNIQGITKPAIRRLARRGGVKRISGLIYEETRGVLKIFLENVIRDAVTYTEHARRKTVTAMDVVYALKRQGRTLYGFGG, encoded by the coding sequence ATGTCCGGCCGCGGCAAGGGAGGCAAGGGGCTCGGCAAGGGCGGCGCTAAGCGCCACAGGAAGGTGCTGCGCGACAACATCCAGGGCATCACCAAGCCCGCCATCCGCCGCCTGGCTCGGAGGGGCGGCGTGAAGCGCATCTCGGGgctcatctacgaggagacccgtggcgtgctcaagatcttcctcgagaacgTCATCCGCGACGCCGTCACCTACACCGAGCACGCCCGCCGCAAGACCGTCACCGCCATGGACGTCGTCTACGCGCTCAAGCGCCAGGGCCGCACCCTCTACGGCTTCGGCGGCTAG